One stretch of Chitinophaga pendula DNA includes these proteins:
- a CDS encoding helix-turn-helix domain-containing protein — protein sequence MDKKSRHLPKVLQVFAEALGAAVSGHTLLIPEEFGRGYCSGFIFNAHIRMLIMNYELKDKVIVDDFNFEIPSDVVVFKFQNVIDKKEKLDAEKLVKDIPSVLMITGGIKADALEIHTNKQVLNIEVDTKYLKGFIEVPERSAALQSLLLSTQPLLFEQMITAPLQKIVDEIMTNVVDEVFKLFFLRVKAEELICRLLMELLKREETRIYPLMDIDVEHIYKVRERILKNLDTPPVIAELAAFANVSTSKLKYLFKQIFGDSIYNYYQRFRMQEAARLLREEKLSVADAGYRLGFSNLSHFSRLFESHLGEKPKKYSGAGSDYPN from the coding sequence ATGGACAAAAAGTCTCGTCATTTGCCCAAGGTGCTACAGGTATTTGCCGAGGCGCTTGGTGCTGCTGTTAGCGGTCATACCCTGTTAATTCCGGAAGAATTTGGCCGAGGTTATTGCAGCGGTTTTATTTTTAATGCGCATATACGGATGTTGATCATGAATTATGAACTTAAAGACAAGGTTATTGTCGATGATTTTAATTTTGAGATCCCTTCTGATGTAGTTGTTTTCAAGTTCCAAAACGTTATAGATAAAAAGGAAAAGTTAGATGCGGAAAAGCTGGTAAAGGACATTCCTTCTGTTTTAATGATTACGGGCGGTATTAAGGCGGATGCTTTGGAGATCCATACAAACAAGCAAGTTTTGAACATAGAAGTAGATACGAAGTACCTGAAGGGATTTATTGAGGTGCCGGAAAGATCGGCTGCTTTACAAAGCTTGCTCTTGAGTACGCAGCCCTTGTTGTTTGAGCAAATGATAACGGCACCGTTGCAAAAGATTGTGGATGAGATAATGACGAATGTGGTGGATGAGGTATTTAAGCTCTTTTTCCTACGTGTGAAGGCAGAGGAGTTGATCTGCAGGTTATTAATGGAGCTGTTAAAGAGAGAGGAGACGAGGATCTATCCTTTGATGGACATTGATGTGGAGCATATTTACAAGGTACGGGAGAGGATCTTAAAAAATCTGGATACGCCCCCAGTGATTGCTGAATTGGCAGCCTTTGCGAATGTAAGTACCTCTAAATTAAAATATCTATTTAAGCAAATATTCGGCGACAGTATTTATAATTATTACCAGCGGTTCAGGATGCAAGAAGCCGCGCGGTTATTGAGAGAAGAGAAACTTTCTGTAGCAGATGCTGGTTATAGGTTAGGTTTTTCGAATTTAAGCCATTTTTCAAGATTGTTTGAAAGTCATTTGGGTGAAAAGCCTAAGAAGTATAGTGGGGCTGGCTCGGATTATCCGAATTGA
- the bla gene encoding subclass B1 metallo-beta-lactamase: MKVIVKTLLVVLFTVAILKGNAQNKAQFKPKVVYKSKDLIITQITKHTFEHVSFLQTNDFGNVPCNGLIITNNKEAIIFDTPTNDESAQKLIKWLKETLHYKINAIIPTHFHDDCLGGLKAFDENNIPSYAYFKTIELAKEKGFTVPKNAFSDSLALKVGTQNVTAKFFGEGHTRDNVVGYFPAEDIMFGGCLIKELDASKGYLGDANVTAWSNTVENVKKEYPNVKIVIPGHGAYGNKQLLDYTITLFKVK, translated from the coding sequence ATGAAAGTCATCGTAAAAACACTATTGGTAGTTCTATTCACTGTCGCCATTTTAAAGGGTAACGCTCAAAACAAAGCGCAATTCAAACCCAAAGTAGTTTACAAATCCAAAGACTTAATTATAACCCAAATTACCAAACATACTTTTGAACATGTCTCCTTTTTGCAAACCAATGATTTTGGCAACGTGCCTTGCAATGGCCTCATCATCACCAACAACAAGGAAGCAATTATCTTCGACACCCCTACCAACGACGAAAGTGCCCAAAAGTTGATCAAATGGCTAAAAGAAACATTGCATTATAAAATAAACGCCATCATCCCTACCCATTTTCACGACGACTGCCTGGGCGGACTAAAAGCTTTTGATGAAAATAATATTCCCTCCTATGCCTATTTCAAAACAATCGAGCTGGCAAAAGAAAAAGGGTTTACAGTTCCTAAAAATGCTTTCAGTGATTCACTTGCCTTAAAAGTAGGTACCCAAAATGTTACCGCTAAGTTCTTCGGAGAAGGACATACAAGAGATAACGTAGTAGGTTATTTCCCGGCCGAAGACATAATGTTTGGAGGTTGCCTGATAAAGGAATTAGATGCCAGTAAGGGATATTTAGGCGATGCCAATGTTACCGCCTGGTCAAATACCGTTGAAAACGTAAAAAAGGAATATCCAAATGTAAAAATCGTGATCCCAGGACATGGAGCATACGGAAATAAACAACTACTCGATTATACAATCACCCTGTTTAAGGTCAAATAA
- a CDS encoding DUF2200 domain-containing protein — protein sequence MDTTPTHHQRIAKMTFASVYPMYIAKVEKKGRTKAELHQVIEWLTGFDNNQLQTLINDNVTFESFFRQATLHPHAHLITGTICGYRIEEIDNPLTKQVRYLDKLVDELAKGRKMDKILRGS from the coding sequence ATGGATACCACGCCCACCCATCACCAGCGCATCGCAAAGATGACCTTCGCCTCCGTCTATCCCATGTATATCGCAAAAGTCGAGAAGAAAGGCAGAACAAAAGCAGAACTGCACCAGGTAATAGAATGGCTCACCGGCTTCGACAACAACCAACTACAGACCCTCATCAACGATAACGTAACCTTCGAATCCTTCTTCCGGCAAGCCACATTGCACCCCCATGCCCACCTCATCACCGGTACCATCTGCGGATACCGCATAGAAGAAATAGATAACCCGCTGACAAAACAGGTCCGCTATCTCGATAAACTGGTCGATGAACTGGCAAAAGGCAGAAAAATGGACAAGATCCTACGCGGATCATAA
- a CDS encoding KamA family radical SAM protein encodes MTKFKSFNINNLENIPQLRHIDAQLLDEIKIVSEVYPFKTNNYVLENLINWDDVPHDPIYRLNFPHREMLIEEHYDKIVWGKKNLDDKAFRFLVHDIRMELNPHPAGQTFHNVPFLEGERLEGMQHKYRHTILFFPSHSQTCHAYCTFCFRWPQFINDLDFKIQAKEVNLLVNYLEANPHVSEVLLTGGDPMIMSPRIMDAYIAPLMKVKSLKTIRIGTKALTYWPNKFTSDPEKEELLQVLQRIVQGGKHLAIMAHFNHWVEMMPPVVGDAISNLRKIGVEIRTQAPLLRNINNNPAVWSRMWDYQVQLGCIPYYMFLPRDTGAQHYFAEPLQNALSIYRQAIHNVSGLGRTVRGPVMSMTSGKVELLDIEDDVFHLRFLQHRIPDTAYRLFKAKAVNDNPKWFDDLTSFSERYDGFFNLHTEEQFVHFDQ; translated from the coding sequence ATGACTAAGTTCAAATCATTTAACATCAATAATCTGGAGAATATTCCACAGTTAAGACATATAGATGCTCAACTGCTTGATGAAATAAAAATAGTAAGCGAGGTATATCCCTTTAAAACGAACAATTATGTGTTGGAGAACCTCATCAACTGGGATGATGTTCCACATGATCCGATATACCGGCTGAACTTCCCTCATCGCGAGATGCTGATTGAGGAGCACTATGATAAGATCGTCTGGGGAAAGAAGAACCTGGATGATAAAGCATTTCGTTTTTTGGTGCATGATATCCGGATGGAACTTAATCCACATCCTGCAGGACAGACATTTCACAATGTACCATTTCTCGAAGGTGAAAGACTGGAAGGTATGCAACATAAGTATCGGCATACGATCCTCTTTTTTCCCAGTCACAGTCAAACTTGTCACGCTTATTGTACTTTTTGTTTCCGCTGGCCTCAATTTATCAACGATCTGGATTTCAAGATACAGGCCAAAGAGGTAAACCTGCTGGTAAATTACCTGGAGGCCAATCCGCATGTTTCGGAGGTATTGCTGACAGGCGGAGATCCGATGATCATGTCGCCTAGGATCATGGATGCTTATATTGCGCCATTGATGAAAGTAAAAAGCCTTAAAACGATCCGGATCGGTACGAAGGCTCTTACTTATTGGCCGAATAAGTTCACTTCTGATCCTGAGAAAGAGGAGCTGCTTCAGGTGTTGCAGCGAATTGTACAAGGAGGAAAACATCTGGCGATCATGGCACATTTCAATCATTGGGTGGAAATGATGCCACCGGTGGTCGGGGATGCAATCAGTAACCTCCGGAAAATAGGGGTGGAGATCCGTACCCAGGCGCCGTTACTGCGTAACATAAATAATAATCCGGCTGTATGGTCCCGGATGTGGGATTATCAGGTGCAACTGGGCTGTATCCCTTATTATATGTTTCTGCCCCGCGATACCGGCGCTCAACATTATTTCGCTGAGCCTTTGCAGAATGCTTTGTCTATCTACCGGCAGGCTATACATAATGTCAGTGGATTGGGCAGGACCGTAAGAGGGCCTGTAATGTCGATGACGAGCGGCAAAGTAGAACTACTGGATATTGAAGATGATGTATTTCACCTGCGGTTTTTGCAGCATAGGATACCTGATACGGCCTATCGTTTGTTTAAGGCCAAGGCAGTCAATGATAACCCGAAATGGTTTGATGATCTCACCAGTTTTTCAGAACGCTATGATGGCTTCTTTAACCTGCATACGGAAGAGCAGTTTGTACATTTCGATCAATAA
- a CDS encoding L-tyrosine/L-tryptophan isonitrile synthase family protein translates to MRFRIVSSKKGKVCSLPCEACYQPHISKIVTSILQGKPVSFVLPAFPGKSPNPSKVLGTLPDMAERYSLVFLNDLCKSIEKIYPPGAHILICSDGRVFSDIIGMKDADITAYQREIDAIITRLDLTNLSTFNLDQLYTGQDFDCMRQELLDVFGQPIALLKEKVRRGANEYASREDREANRMYSGITKFLFEDALFPGQLKSRNEIQKDAKVRAYGVIQRSNAWSNLIAGQFPEHVRLSIHPQTCGDLKLGIRLSAESRITPWHGVALDIGGAITLVKRHEAEKLAAQLINDENGRPDYYKL, encoded by the coding sequence ATGCGATTCCGTATAGTGAGTAGTAAAAAAGGGAAGGTATGTAGTCTTCCCTGCGAGGCTTGTTACCAGCCCCATATCTCCAAAATTGTGACCTCTATATTGCAGGGTAAGCCGGTAAGCTTTGTACTACCGGCTTTTCCGGGTAAATCTCCCAATCCTTCTAAAGTGTTAGGAACGCTGCCGGACATGGCGGAAAGGTATTCGCTAGTTTTTTTAAATGATTTATGTAAGTCGATAGAGAAGATATACCCTCCCGGGGCACATATACTTATATGTTCGGATGGCAGGGTGTTCAGCGATATAATCGGTATGAAAGATGCGGATATTACAGCTTATCAACGGGAAATAGACGCTATCATTACCCGGCTTGACCTTACCAATTTATCGACGTTTAACCTGGACCAGTTGTATACGGGGCAGGACTTTGACTGTATGAGGCAGGAGCTGCTGGATGTATTCGGTCAGCCCATTGCATTATTAAAAGAAAAGGTACGCCGGGGTGCAAATGAATATGCATCGCGAGAGGATAGGGAAGCCAATCGAATGTATAGTGGTATTACAAAATTTTTGTTTGAAGATGCCTTGTTTCCCGGTCAGTTAAAGTCCAGGAATGAAATTCAAAAGGATGCCAAGGTGCGTGCATATGGTGTAATACAACGCAGCAATGCGTGGAGCAATCTTATTGCCGGTCAGTTTCCCGAACATGTCCGGTTGTCCATACATCCGCAAACGTGCGGGGATCTTAAACTAGGTATCCGGCTATCTGCAGAAAGCCGGATTACGCCATGGCATGGTGTGGCATTGGATATTGGGGGAGCCATTACATTGGTCAAGCGGCATGAGGCGGAAAAATTAGCTGCGCAGTTGATCAATGATGAAAATGGCCGTCCGGATTATTATAAACTTTAA
- a CDS encoding pseudouridine synthase, producing MKDCHSSRISYLPQAAIAGITLPEKFTFPFYYEPHPLAQLAAAELQHYLETQTDLDHNFGLDTSNKASAIGKMFGVLVVQDTKGKLGYLSAFSGKLAGTNDHPGFVPPVFDMLTENSFFLKKVEVINTINTQLKAINADTSYKHLHHNLEQSTSRSLQEITALKKQLKTNKHNRQTLRQALKSRLEQQEYEAAESELVKQSLYDKRQLRDLTNKWKEVLENIQTKLAQFNTTIENLKQERKERSAALQQQLFDQYVFLNKEGKSKSLQEIFSTTALGQPPSAAGECAMPKLLQFAFLNGYKPIVMAEFWWGASPTSEIRKHKHYYPSCTGKCKPILAHMLEGIPVDENPLLHNPEKTSPLEILFEDENLAVVNKPEGLRSVPGVNIQDSVYTRLKAIWGDTEPLMIHRLDMDTSGLLVVAKTVGTHKHLQRQFLQRTVVKRYTALLSKVIEESEGEINLPLCADLLNRPRQLVCFQSGKKSVTRWKVIKRLEAMTKVIFWPLTGRTHQLRMHSAHELGLNAPIVGDDLYGAASERMYLHAAYIEFLHPQKRERISFEVQENF from the coding sequence GTGAAAGATTGTCATAGTAGTAGGATTTCTTATCTGCCACAGGCCGCTATAGCCGGCATAACATTACCAGAGAAGTTCACTTTCCCCTTTTATTACGAACCACATCCACTTGCCCAATTAGCCGCCGCCGAACTGCAACACTACCTGGAAACACAAACAGACCTCGATCATAACTTCGGACTAGATACCAGTAATAAAGCTTCCGCTATCGGCAAGATGTTTGGCGTCCTGGTCGTACAGGATACCAAAGGCAAACTGGGCTATTTGTCCGCATTCTCCGGTAAACTGGCCGGTACCAATGACCACCCGGGATTTGTTCCGCCAGTATTCGATATGCTCACGGAAAACAGCTTCTTCCTCAAAAAAGTCGAAGTAATCAACACAATCAACACCCAATTAAAGGCAATAAACGCAGATACCAGTTACAAACACCTGCACCACAACCTGGAACAATCAACCTCCCGGTCCCTGCAGGAAATAACCGCTTTAAAAAAACAACTAAAAACAAATAAACACAACAGGCAGACACTGCGCCAGGCACTAAAAAGCCGTCTGGAACAGCAAGAATATGAAGCCGCCGAATCGGAACTCGTCAAACAAAGTTTGTACGATAAACGCCAGCTGAGAGACCTCACCAACAAATGGAAAGAGGTGCTGGAAAACATCCAGACAAAGCTCGCACAATTCAATACAACTATCGAAAACCTGAAACAGGAACGCAAAGAAAGATCAGCAGCCCTGCAACAACAACTTTTCGATCAATATGTCTTTTTAAACAAAGAGGGCAAAAGCAAAAGTTTACAGGAAATTTTCAGCACAACCGCTTTGGGCCAACCACCGTCCGCAGCAGGCGAATGCGCCATGCCCAAGTTGTTGCAGTTTGCCTTCTTGAATGGCTATAAGCCAATTGTTATGGCAGAGTTCTGGTGGGGAGCTTCACCCACCTCAGAGATAAGAAAACATAAACACTATTACCCCTCCTGTACAGGTAAGTGTAAACCGATTCTGGCACATATGCTGGAAGGAATACCTGTCGACGAAAACCCACTTTTACACAACCCGGAGAAAACCAGCCCCCTTGAAATACTCTTTGAAGATGAAAACCTCGCTGTAGTCAACAAGCCGGAAGGACTACGCTCTGTCCCCGGCGTAAACATACAGGACTCCGTATATACAAGACTGAAAGCGATATGGGGAGATACAGAACCGTTGATGATCCATCGCCTGGATATGGATACCTCCGGGCTGTTGGTCGTAGCTAAAACCGTAGGCACACACAAACATCTCCAAAGACAGTTTTTACAACGCACCGTAGTCAAACGCTATACAGCCTTGCTGTCCAAAGTGATCGAAGAATCAGAGGGAGAAATAAACCTCCCGCTATGCGCCGATCTGCTAAACCGGCCCAGACAACTGGTCTGTTTTCAATCCGGCAAAAAAAGCGTCACCCGGTGGAAAGTGATCAAACGGCTGGAGGCTATGACCAAAGTTATTTTCTGGCCACTTACAGGAAGAACACACCAACTAAGGATGCACTCAGCACATGAACTTGGACTCAATGCCCCCATAGTAGGAGATGACCTCTACGGCGCCGCATCCGAAAGAATGTACCTGCATGCTGCATACATCGAATTTCTACACCCGCAGAAAAGAGAACGGATCAGCTTCGAAGTCCAGGAAAATTTCTGA
- a CDS encoding FAD-dependent oxidoreductase, which translates to MSITSIGKVAIIGAGPVGLTMARLLQQANIAVTVYERDENPQARIWGGTLDLHKESGQRALEKAGLLDAYYSIGIPMGRIIVDQQANHLFTKEPGLESPEINRNNLRKLLLNSLADNTVIWDRKFIALEENRGKWLIHFENQPDETADFVIGANGGMTKVRQYVTDAEVEETGTIIIQGEILQPEINCTRFFALCQGKILMVAYNGILFAANPTNNGALTYNVIFKKPDESKTGFDLDLHKKETICNFLLEKFADWDDVFKALIHATSSFWGLPTKQIPLDKPWIHKRPLPITLIGDAAHLMGPFAGQGVNTGLLDALTLADNLTQGKFETIGQAIEDYEQKMFVYASAAQRDSCRNELEVLSPGFSIQQLLQKFIRKS; encoded by the coding sequence ATGAGCATAACATCAATAGGCAAAGTAGCCATCATAGGCGCCGGTCCGGTAGGACTCACAATGGCAAGATTACTCCAGCAAGCTAACATAGCAGTAACTGTCTATGAAAGAGATGAAAACCCGCAAGCCAGGATCTGGGGAGGCACACTGGACCTGCATAAAGAATCAGGTCAACGGGCCCTGGAAAAGGCCGGTCTGCTGGATGCTTATTACTCAATAGGCATACCCATGGGAAGAATAATAGTCGACCAGCAGGCCAATCACCTGTTCACCAAAGAACCGGGCCTGGAAAGCCCCGAGATAAACAGGAACAACCTGAGAAAACTGCTGCTGAATAGCCTGGCAGATAACACCGTCATTTGGGACAGAAAATTCATCGCTCTCGAAGAAAACAGAGGGAAATGGCTCATACATTTCGAGAATCAACCAGATGAAACAGCAGACTTTGTCATAGGCGCCAATGGCGGAATGACCAAAGTCAGACAGTATGTTACCGATGCCGAAGTAGAAGAGACCGGCACTATTATTATTCAGGGAGAAATATTGCAACCCGAAATCAATTGCACCCGTTTCTTCGCCCTTTGCCAGGGAAAAATACTCATGGTCGCCTACAATGGTATCCTCTTCGCCGCCAATCCCACAAACAATGGCGCATTAACTTACAACGTCATCTTTAAGAAACCCGATGAATCGAAGACCGGATTCGATCTCGACCTCCACAAGAAAGAGACCATATGCAACTTCCTGTTAGAGAAATTCGCTGATTGGGACGATGTTTTCAAAGCCCTGATCCATGCTACCTCTTCTTTCTGGGGACTACCTACCAAACAAATCCCATTAGATAAACCCTGGATACACAAACGTCCTTTACCTATAACACTCATTGGTGACGCAGCACACCTGATGGGACCGTTCGCAGGCCAGGGCGTGAATACGGGACTACTGGATGCACTAACGCTGGCCGATAACCTTACCCAGGGTAAATTTGAAACCATCGGGCAGGCAATCGAAGATTACGAACAAAAAATGTTTGTATACGCTTCCGCAGCACAGCGCGATTCCTGCCGCAACGAACTGGAAGTCCTCAGTCCAGGGTTTTCCATTCAGCAACTCCTGCAAAAATTCATCAGGAAATCCTAA
- a CDS encoding DUF2252 domain-containing protein produces the protein MTIADKIWAFNQDRYPTTVSRKYALLRQSAFRFFRGTCHLFYEELAQKISWEDPTKAWICGDLHLENFGSYKGDNGLVYFDMNDFDEALLAPATWELVRMLTSIYIASDELAFRQEDLQQLSHTYLDTYRQVMQQGKAMVIEKETSHGLLKFFLEQVALRRHKTFIQSRIITRKKQSTLLIDNEKTLALNEPDKTKIKQLLDKALARWRPDITVQTKDVAIRIAGTGSVGLLRYVALVYNQTNDKFHLLDIKEARTSSLSPYVSIRQPAWPDQATRIITLQQRVQHVSPAMLHTLPIDNRSFVVKTLQPTQDRMDLTLCKRRPERLADILKTMAIINASGQLRASGRQKASNADALIQMAENRHWVRPLLQYVKAAGKKVQQDYTAYCKAYDTGFFNSY, from the coding sequence ATGACCATAGCGGATAAAATATGGGCTTTTAACCAGGACCGGTATCCTACCACCGTCAGCAGAAAATATGCCCTCCTGCGTCAAAGTGCTTTCCGCTTCTTCCGCGGTACCTGCCACCTCTTTTATGAAGAACTGGCCCAAAAGATATCCTGGGAAGACCCTACCAAAGCCTGGATATGCGGAGATCTCCACCTCGAAAATTTCGGCTCCTATAAAGGAGACAATGGTCTGGTGTATTTTGACATGAACGACTTCGACGAAGCATTACTCGCTCCTGCCACCTGGGAACTGGTACGCATGCTGACCAGCATCTATATAGCGTCAGATGAACTGGCCTTCCGGCAGGAAGACCTCCAACAACTATCACATACCTACCTGGACACCTACCGTCAGGTAATGCAACAGGGAAAAGCAATGGTCATCGAAAAAGAGACCAGCCACGGCCTCCTGAAGTTTTTCCTGGAACAGGTAGCCCTGCGCCGGCACAAAACATTTATCCAAAGCAGGATCATCACCAGGAAAAAACAAAGCACCCTCCTCATCGACAACGAAAAAACACTGGCCCTCAACGAACCGGATAAAACTAAAATAAAACAGCTGCTGGATAAAGCACTGGCCCGCTGGCGGCCGGACATCACCGTACAAACTAAAGACGTCGCCATACGTATCGCCGGTACCGGCAGCGTCGGACTACTACGCTACGTAGCCCTCGTATACAACCAGACAAACGACAAATTCCACCTCCTCGATATAAAAGAGGCTAGAACATCCTCCCTATCCCCCTATGTCTCCATTCGCCAACCTGCCTGGCCGGACCAGGCCACCCGCATTATAACCCTCCAACAACGGGTACAACACGTGTCGCCCGCCATGTTGCATACCTTACCCATAGACAACAGAAGTTTCGTGGTCAAAACATTACAACCTACCCAGGATAGAATGGACCTCACACTTTGCAAACGCCGCCCCGAACGACTGGCCGACATCCTGAAAACAATGGCAATCATCAACGCCTCCGGACAACTACGAGCCTCCGGAAGACAAAAAGCCTCCAATGCAGACGCCCTTATCCAAATGGCAGAAAACCGACATTGGGTACGCCCACTGCTGCAATACGTTAAAGCCGCCGGCAAAAAGGTACAACAAGACTATACCGCCTATTGCAAAGCATACGACACAGGCTTTTTTAATAGCTACTGA
- a CDS encoding TauD/TfdA family dioxygenase — protein sequence MSLQKNQITIGEEQLPRLVTLEANTGISEFVDWHNSNKEWLETSLLKSGALLIRGVAINTIGDFSQLMAQICPKSDSFLDGNSSRSKHTSNVYNASEYDNGAIIRLHTEYSYSNLWPSRIFFCCINVATTGGETTVGDAKRMLDLLSPEIVEEFERKGITYIRNLHGGAGLGPSWQEAFETKSKTFLEEYCQKNAIEVQWKAGDAVRLVQVRPAIRRHPVTGDRIWFNQVDQFYPIIYGEDVFNTLMQLCNNEHDALPMYARYGDGTEIQQEYIEEIVKLLDEVLIPVPWQKGDLLMVDNMLSLHGRLPFTGERKVLVSMT from the coding sequence ATGAGCTTACAAAAAAATCAGATAACCATTGGAGAGGAACAACTACCCCGGCTAGTAACGCTTGAAGCCAATACGGGGATCTCCGAATTTGTCGATTGGCACAATAGCAATAAAGAATGGCTGGAGACCAGCTTATTGAAGTCTGGTGCTTTGCTGATAAGAGGTGTAGCAATAAATACTATAGGTGATTTTAGCCAGCTTATGGCGCAAATTTGTCCGAAGTCTGATAGTTTTCTGGATGGGAATTCTAGTAGGAGTAAGCATACATCGAATGTATACAATGCATCAGAATATGATAATGGAGCTATCATCAGATTGCATACAGAATATTCATATTCCAATCTATGGCCGTCGAGGATTTTCTTTTGTTGTATTAACGTGGCTACGACGGGAGGGGAGACGACTGTTGGAGATGCTAAACGAATGCTAGATCTGCTGTCGCCTGAAATTGTAGAAGAATTCGAAAGAAAGGGCATTACCTATATCCGTAATCTGCATGGAGGCGCCGGGCTTGGTCCTTCCTGGCAGGAGGCTTTCGAAACGAAAAGTAAAACTTTCCTGGAAGAATATTGCCAAAAGAATGCAATAGAAGTACAATGGAAGGCAGGTGATGCTGTGAGATTAGTACAGGTACGACCCGCTATCAGGCGACATCCTGTTACGGGCGACAGGATATGGTTTAACCAGGTAGATCAGTTTTATCCGATCATTTATGGAGAAGATGTATTCAATACCCTGATGCAGTTATGTAACAATGAGCATGATGCGTTGCCTATGTATGCCAGATATGGTGACGGTACGGAAATCCAGCAGGAATATATAGAAGAGATTGTAAAATTACTGGATGAAGTGCTGATACCTGTGCCCTGGCAGAAAGGAGATCTGCTAATGGTCGATAATATGTTGTCGCTGCATGGTAGATTACCATTTACCGGTGAACGGAAAGTGCTGGTATCTATGACCTGA
- a CDS encoding TauD/TfdA dioxygenase family protein, with amino-acid sequence MKYTVTALQPFGFLIEAYSNDDNVEDISTGLLKDCFERGQLIVLRGFKAFNTTDDFADYCERWGEISLWPFGKVLELKKQPNPEDHIFDNNYVPLHWDGMYRPEVPEYQIFRCVDSPDIDQGGRTTFSNTAILLEKATEEQVKLWENIQVRYTRKMEFYESTTLSPIVTKHPYKDRLVMRYNEPPERDIPDFINPPVIDFLGVSENALEEIQSELKAALYDPAVYYAHTWQKGDVVIADNFTLLHGREAYAADAYRHLQRVHVNSSPAFKNPGLEAYK; translated from the coding sequence ATGAAATATACAGTTACAGCTCTTCAACCATTTGGCTTCTTAATAGAGGCATATAGTAATGATGATAACGTTGAAGATATCAGTACCGGATTGCTCAAGGACTGTTTTGAGCGCGGGCAGCTGATTGTGTTGCGCGGCTTTAAGGCGTTTAATACTACGGATGATTTTGCTGATTATTGTGAGCGTTGGGGTGAGATCAGTTTATGGCCTTTCGGTAAGGTCCTTGAATTAAAGAAGCAGCCTAACCCTGAAGATCACATTTTTGACAATAATTATGTGCCGTTACATTGGGATGGTATGTATAGGCCGGAAGTTCCGGAGTACCAGATCTTTCGCTGTGTAGATTCGCCAGATATAGACCAGGGGGGCAGGACCACTTTTTCCAATACTGCTATTCTGCTGGAGAAAGCCACGGAGGAACAGGTGAAATTATGGGAAAACATTCAGGTGCGATATACGCGAAAAATGGAATTCTATGAGAGTACCACATTGTCGCCTATTGTAACGAAACATCCTTATAAAGACCGGTTGGTGATGCGTTATAATGAGCCCCCTGAAAGAGATATTCCTGATTTTATAAATCCACCTGTTATCGATTTTCTGGGCGTGTCGGAAAATGCACTGGAAGAAATTCAGTCGGAGTTAAAGGCCGCTCTTTATGATCCGGCGGTGTATTATGCACACACCTGGCAAAAAGGAGATGTAGTTATTGCTGATAACTTTACCCTCTTGCACGGTCGTGAAGCTTATGCTGCAGATGCTTACCGCCATTTGCAGCGGGTACATGTGAACAGTTCGCCCGCATTTAAAAACCCTGGTTTGGAGGCATACAAATGA